A portion of the Candidatus Polarisedimenticolia bacterium genome contains these proteins:
- a CDS encoding aminodeoxychorismate/anthranilate synthase component II, translated as MKVLVLDNYDSFTYNLVQYLGELGAEVEVHRNDAISVERALHGRYERLVISPGPGTPARAGITVPLVREAAGRIPLLGVCLGHQAIGEAFGGKVVRAAAIFHGKTSEIRHDGRSVFRGLPNPFTATRYHSLVIDPGTLPSCLEVSAQTDDGVIMGVRHRHLPVEGVQFHPESILTPQGMALLANFLESA; from the coding sequence GTGAAAGTCCTGGTCCTCGACAACTACGATTCGTTCACCTACAACCTGGTCCAGTACCTGGGAGAGCTGGGGGCCGAGGTGGAGGTCCATCGCAACGACGCCATCAGCGTGGAGCGGGCGCTGCACGGCCGCTACGAGCGGCTGGTGATATCGCCGGGACCCGGCACGCCGGCGCGCGCCGGGATTACCGTGCCGCTGGTGCGGGAGGCTGCGGGACGGATCCCGCTGCTCGGCGTCTGCCTCGGCCATCAGGCCATTGGCGAGGCTTTCGGGGGAAAAGTGGTGCGGGCGGCGGCGATCTTCCATGGCAAGACCTCCGAGATCCGGCACGACGGGCGCTCCGTCTTCCGCGGACTGCCCAACCCCTTCACCGCCACGCGCTACCATTCCCTGGTGATCGATCCCGGCACCCTTCCCTCCTGCCTGGAGGTGAGCGCCCAAACGGACGACGGCGTCATCATGGGCGTCCGGCATCGCCATCTACCGGTGGAGGGAGTCCAGTTCCATCCCGAATCGATCCTGACGCCGCAGGGGATGGCTCTTCTGGCGAACTTCCTGGAGAGTGCATGA
- the trpD gene encoding anthranilate phosphoribosyltransferase, which yields MSRMEEALKELVLGHDLPADLAGACFEEIMDGSVDGALLGGFLIALRMKGETPEEIAAFAAAMRERSVGLPGARDEELLDTCGTGGDDLGGFNVSTLTALVAAGAGAKVAKHGNRASSGRCGSADLLAHLGVRIDADPGTVARCLDEAGIGFLFAPAMHPAVKGATPARRALGVRTVFNLLGPLSHPARAASQLMGVFDRRWVEPAARALAALGSRRALVVHGQDGMDEITTTAPTWVAELSNGQVRSYEIDARDFGIARADAAALRGGGPEQNAAIARSILSGERGPRRDLVVANAAAALWVAGKGADLGEGKRLAEQSIDTGAAARKLDDLVRLTGEKER from the coding sequence ATGAGCCGGATGGAGGAGGCCCTGAAAGAGCTGGTCCTGGGCCATGATCTGCCGGCCGATTTGGCGGGCGCCTGTTTCGAAGAGATTATGGACGGCAGCGTCGACGGAGCTCTCCTGGGAGGGTTCCTCATCGCCTTGCGCATGAAGGGGGAGACACCGGAGGAGATCGCCGCCTTCGCCGCGGCGATGCGGGAACGGTCCGTCGGGCTCCCCGGAGCGCGGGACGAGGAGCTGCTCGACACCTGCGGCACGGGAGGCGACGATCTGGGCGGGTTCAACGTTTCCACCCTCACCGCGCTGGTGGCCGCGGGAGCGGGAGCAAAGGTCGCGAAGCATGGCAACCGCGCCAGCTCGGGCCGGTGCGGCAGCGCCGACCTGCTCGCGCACCTGGGAGTGCGCATCGACGCCGATCCGGGCACGGTGGCGCGCTGCCTCGACGAAGCGGGCATCGGGTTCCTGTTCGCGCCGGCGATGCACCCTGCGGTGAAAGGGGCCACGCCGGCGCGGCGTGCCCTGGGGGTGCGGACCGTCTTCAACCTCCTCGGGCCTCTCAGCCATCCGGCCCGCGCCGCCTCCCAGCTCATGGGGGTGTTCGACCGGCGCTGGGTCGAGCCGGCCGCCCGGGCCCTCGCGGCCCTCGGGTCGCGCCGGGCCCTGGTGGTGCACGGCCAGGACGGAATGGACGAGATCACCACCACCGCCCCCACCTGGGTCGCGGAGCTGTCCAACGGCCAGGTGCGCTCCTACGAAATCGATGCGCGGGATTTCGGGATTGCGCGGGCCGATGCGGCGGCGCTGCGCGGCGGCGGGCCGGAACAGAACGCCGCCATTGCCCGGTCGATCCTCTCGGGCGAGCGCGGCCCAAGGCGGGACCTGGTGGTGGCCAACGCCGCCGCGGCGCTGTGGGTGGCGGGCAAGGGGGCCGATCTGGGGGAGGGAAAGAGGCTGGCGGAGCAGTCGATCGATACCGGCGCGGCCGCGCGCAAGCTGGACGACCTGGTGCGGCTGACGGGGGAGAAGGAAAGATGA